One genomic region from Nitrospirota bacterium encodes:
- a CDS encoding Slp family lipoprotein, with protein sequence MRVERRTMFLSAFAALLLCAGCAPTFSREALDRVDPDAAFRDVQRDPDHYRGKWLMLGGVIVDIRNTAQGTFIEVLQRPVDRRGRPEETDDTEGRFIMKSGQYLDPAVYHAGKRISLIGEVVGQEVRPLGEMQYRYPVVAARQILLWEPRTGPQISVGVGVGVYHGF encoded by the coding sequence ATGAGAGTGGAAAGAAGAACAATGTTCCTGTCTGCGTTCGCCGCGCTGCTGCTCTGCGCGGGATGCGCGCCCACCTTTTCCCGGGAGGCACTCGACCGCGTGGACCCCGACGCCGCATTCCGGGACGTGCAGCGCGATCCCGACCATTACCGGGGAAAATGGCTGATGCTGGGCGGAGTCATCGTCGACATCCGGAATACGGCCCAAGGCACGTTCATCGAGGTGCTCCAACGTCCCGTCGACCGCAGGGGAAGACCCGAGGAGACGGATGACACTGAAGGCCGGTTTATCATGAAATCCGGACAGTATCTGGACCCCGCGGTGTATCATGCCGGCAAGCGGATATCACTCATCGGCGAGGTCGTTGGCCAAGAAGTGCGACCGCTCGGCGAGATGCAATACCGCTACCCTGTCGTGGCAGCCAGGCAGATCCTGCTGTGGGAGCCGAGGACGGGTCCGCAAATCTCCGTGGGTGTCGGCGTCGGAGTCTATCACGGATTCTGA
- a CDS encoding Slp/YeaY family lipoprotein: protein MNNIVPVALIALLLPGCTYAISPELVKQADKTLSFEQIESAPEQHKGTLVILGGTIAGAIRTTDGTMIEVAQHSLDSWGRPLRTNRSGGSFLLLHPGSLDPLLYSPGREITAAAIIDGSRHKGLDDGDRSWPLLLAKELKLWPEPGRAWSRPQYLDPLYDPYASPRYSN from the coding sequence ATGAATAACATAGTTCCAGTGGCCCTTATCGCCCTCCTCCTCCCCGGATGCACCTACGCCATCTCCCCGGAACTCGTCAAACAGGCTGACAAGACCCTTTCCTTCGAACAGATCGAGTCGGCTCCCGAGCAGCATAAGGGTACGCTCGTCATTCTCGGCGGAACGATCGCCGGAGCAATCCGCACCACGGACGGCACCATGATCGAAGTGGCGCAGCACTCCCTGGACTCCTGGGGCAGGCCGCTGCGGACGAACCGGTCCGGCGGCAGTTTTCTCCTCCTCCATCCTGGGTCCCTCGACCCCCTGCTCTACAGTCCGGGCCGCGAGATCACCGCCGCTGCGATCATCGACGGGAGCCGGCACAAAGGGCTCGACGACGGAGACCGCAGCTGGCCCCTTCTTCTCGCGAAGGAGCTGAAGCTCTGGCCGGAGCCGGGACGCGCCTGGAGCAGACCCCAGTATCTCGATCCGCTCTACGATCCGTACGCCTCACCTCGCTATTCCAACTGA
- a CDS encoding HU family DNA-binding protein produces the protein MAKAMTKSQIADFVAKKADIKKKMAVQILEDIATLAYKEAKNSFTLPGLGKLVLVQRKARMGRNPQTGEAIKIPAKKVVKFRVAKAAKEAILGKK, from the coding sequence ATGGCAAAAGCCATGACGAAGTCTCAGATTGCTGATTTTGTCGCGAAGAAGGCAGACATCAAGAAGAAGATGGCGGTACAGATCCTGGAAGACATTGCAACGCTCGCCTACAAGGAAGCCAAGAACTCCTTCACGCTGCCAGGGCTCGGCAAGCTGGTGCTCGTTCAGCGCAAGGCCCGCATGGGCCGGAACCCTCAGACCGGCGAGGCGATCAAGATCCCGGCCAAGAAGGTCGTGAAGTTCCGCGTGGCAAAAGCCGCAAAGGAAGCCATTCTCGGCAAGAAATAA
- the ccsA gene encoding cytochrome c biogenesis protein CcsA — translation MPFVLHPHAAVTRLVRAAVHGVGSKPAMHLLLILLYSLGLYRLRFVLPALLLHAVLISGTAMMFGRIPLMGMRETLGFLAFAIGALALVLGWNRKRDLFTSLSMPLVILLLAGSSLSAPVEHSLPPVLKTIWFELHVILSFVSYALFAIGAVYGVLALAEDEPGAEKSQYSCLLLGYVLFSTAMIFGGIWAYLAWGTYWLWTPKELWTTIVWLFYGLYLHARLVRGWTGPKVIGMGIAGFIIVLFTYAGVGLLMKSSHEF, via the coding sequence ATGCCTTTTGTTCTTCACCCGCATGCAGCAGTGACGAGGCTCGTGCGCGCCGCGGTTCACGGAGTTGGTTCCAAGCCTGCTATGCATCTACTTCTTATTCTTCTATATTCGCTGGGGCTCTACCGCCTGCGCTTTGTCCTGCCCGCGCTTCTCCTGCACGCCGTCCTCATCTCGGGCACGGCAATGATGTTCGGCAGGATACCGCTCATGGGCATGCGCGAAACGCTCGGTTTTCTCGCTTTCGCGATCGGCGCTCTCGCGCTGGTCCTGGGCTGGAACCGGAAGCGCGATCTCTTCACCTCTCTGTCCATGCCGCTTGTCATCCTGCTTCTGGCGGGCTCGTCGCTCTCCGCGCCCGTGGAGCACTCCCTGCCGCCGGTTCTCAAGACCATCTGGTTCGAGCTGCATGTTATCCTTTCCTTCGTGTCCTATGCATTGTTCGCCATCGGCGCAGTCTACGGCGTCCTTGCGCTCGCGGAGGACGAACCGGGCGCCGAGAAAAGCCAGTACAGCTGCCTGCTCCTGGGCTACGTTCTCTTCTCCACGGCGATGATCTTCGGCGGCATCTGGGCCTACCTCGCGTGGGGGACCTATTGGCTTTGGACGCCGAAGGAGCTCTGGACCACGATCGTGTGGCTCTTCTACGGCCTGTACCTGCATGCGCGGCTCGTGCGCGGCTGGACAGGGCCGAAGGTCATCGGGATGGGCATCGCCGGGTTCATCATCGTCCTGTTCACGTACGCGGGTGTCGGGCTCTTGATGAAGAGTTCCCATGAGTTTTAA
- a CDS encoding cytochrome c biogenesis protein ResB — MKNFFLSLKTAVWTLFVLICLFFIGSGLMPAYRDVFAPLNDDLLLNWIKGAAAANPWQTWWFFASLAGLVVLTINTIVCSIQAVSLRWSRSEFLLRISPQVMHAGFLLILLAHLLSAVSGYKLSGMLPEGGFGRLPEDRAVLLQEVRVETDAAGYMTDWTASVSLYEKDRLVKSDALRPNKPVFYRGVGVYLKTLNFDRGPAAFLMIVKDPGAVWALAGGLLFMLGSVTLLALKWKKA, encoded by the coding sequence ATGAAGAACTTTTTTCTTTCGCTCAAGACAGCGGTCTGGACGCTCTTTGTCCTGATCTGCCTCTTCTTTATCGGCTCGGGCCTGATGCCGGCGTACCGCGATGTGTTCGCTCCCCTGAACGACGACCTTCTTCTGAACTGGATCAAGGGTGCGGCTGCGGCGAACCCGTGGCAGACGTGGTGGTTCTTTGCATCCCTTGCAGGCCTGGTTGTGCTCACGATCAACACGATTGTCTGCAGCATCCAGGCAGTCTCGTTGCGATGGTCCCGCTCCGAATTCCTGCTCCGCATCTCGCCGCAGGTCATGCATGCGGGCTTCCTTCTCATCCTGCTCGCGCACCTGCTCAGCGCCGTCTCGGGGTACAAGCTCTCCGGCATGCTTCCCGAGGGAGGATTCGGCAGGCTCCCGGAGGACCGGGCAGTGCTCCTGCAGGAGGTCCGCGTAGAAACCGATGCAGCGGGATATATGACCGACTGGACAGCATCGGTCTCCCTGTACGAGAAAGACCGACTCGTGAAGAGCGATGCCCTGCGTCCGAACAAGCCCGTCTTCTACCGGGGCGTCGGCGTCTACCTGAAGACCCTGAACTTCGACCGGGGGCCGGCCGCCTTCCTCATGATCGTGAAGGACCCGGGGGCGGTCTGGGCTCTGGCCGGCGGCCTGCTATTCATGCTTGGCTCGGTCACCCTGCTTGCGCTGAAATGGAAAAAGGCGTAA
- the mnmA gene encoding tRNA 2-thiouridine(34) synthase MnmA, producing MHSRQDLGHSMNKRVLVAMSGGVDSSIAAALLKQQGMSVEGATMKLTAGLCCDISAAQAVCQHLGVPHRMIDARDRFSESVVRDFISEYRRGRTPNPCITCNDLVKFRLLLDYARSQGFDHLATGHYARIEQDPTTARYLLKKGIDPDKDQSYFLYRLKQEQMRHILFPLGGMRKADVRRLAAGLALPAAERPESQEICFVPGNDYRSFLKEHAPETLRPGDMVMIDGKVVGRHDGVAFFTVGQRRKLGIAAGERLYVVSVEPDTNRVVLGKPFELQASEMAVANPNFVAVDKLHERTIVTVKIRYRSSYAPAVIEPAGPDRVRVVFEQPVPGVCPGQAAVFYDNDIVVGGGVIE from the coding sequence GTGCATTCGCGGCAGGACCTAGGCCACTCCATGAATAAGCGCGTACTCGTAGCCATGAGCGGCGGCGTGGACAGCTCCATCGCGGCGGCCCTGCTCAAGCAGCAGGGCATGTCCGTCGAGGGCGCGACCATGAAGCTGACCGCGGGGCTTTGCTGCGACATCAGCGCGGCCCAGGCAGTGTGTCAACATCTTGGCGTCCCACACCGCATGATCGACGCCCGGGACCGGTTCTCCGAGTCCGTGGTCCGGGACTTCATTTCCGAATACCGCCGGGGACGGACGCCGAATCCCTGCATCACGTGCAACGACCTCGTCAAATTCCGGCTGCTGCTCGACTACGCCCGCTCACAGGGCTTTGACCATCTTGCCACCGGCCATTACGCGCGCATCGAGCAGGACCCAACTACTGCGCGGTATCTGCTGAAAAAGGGCATCGACCCGGACAAGGACCAGAGCTACTTCCTCTACCGTCTGAAACAGGAGCAGATGCGGCACATTCTCTTTCCGCTGGGAGGCATGCGCAAGGCGGATGTTCGAAGGCTCGCGGCCGGGCTCGCCCTTCCCGCGGCTGAACGGCCCGAGAGCCAGGAGATCTGCTTCGTCCCGGGCAATGACTATCGCTCGTTTCTCAAAGAGCATGCGCCTGAGACGCTCCGGCCGGGAGACATGGTCATGATTGATGGAAAGGTGGTCGGCAGGCATGACGGTGTTGCTTTCTTTACCGTCGGACAGCGGAGAAAGCTCGGTATAGCCGCGGGTGAACGGCTGTATGTCGTGAGCGTAGAGCCGGATACGAACAGGGTCGTGCTCGGAAAACCGTTCGAGCTCCAGGCCAGCGAGATGGCAGTAGCGAACCCCAATTTCGTCGCCGTTGATAAGCTTCATGAGCGCACGATTGTCACGGTCAAGATACGATACCGCTCGTCTTACGCGCCCGCTGTCATTGAACCGGCCGGTCCCGACAGGGTTCGCGTGGTGTTTGAACAGCCCGTTCCCGGCGTCTGCCCCGGCCAAGCCGCGGTCTTCTACGACAATGACATCGTCGTGGGCGGCGGCGTCATCGAGTAA
- a CDS encoding LysR family transcriptional regulator: MRGRIWIDGPEGTFIGYGRVVLLERIREQGSITKAAKSMQIAYRHAWDLVDSMNRQAKEPLVELATGGKGGGARATKEGERAIKRFRRFYDDFQSFLKREEKNSSPDGWTTEEAHP; the protein is encoded by the coding sequence TTGCGCGGCCGCATCTGGATCGATGGGCCCGAAGGGACCTTCATCGGGTACGGACGGGTCGTCCTGCTCGAGCGCATCAGGGAGCAGGGGTCTATCACGAAGGCCGCAAAGTCAATGCAGATAGCGTATCGCCACGCCTGGGACCTGGTGGACTCCATGAACCGGCAGGCGAAGGAGCCCCTGGTGGAACTGGCCACGGGCGGCAAGGGCGGCGGCGCGCGGGCCACAAAAGAGGGTGAGCGCGCGATCAAACGGTTCCGGCGTTTCTATGATGATTTCCAGTCATTCCTGAAGCGGGAAGAAAAAAACTCCAGCCCTGACGGCTGGACAACAGAGGAGGCGCACCCATGA
- a CDS encoding substrate-binding domain-containing protein, which produces MMKKRTRLIVASTTSTQNSGLFNILIPAYEKATRYDVSVDVIAVGTGKAIRIAKKGGADLLFVHDPFREEKFVAEGYGVNRRPVMHNVFVIAGPQRDPAKIKGVRTAVEAFELIAETGSPFVSRGDDSGTNIKELDLWDDASINPKGKGWYFETGGKMGDTLLLADQKKAYTLTDIGTFLNYEKQVDLKILFQGDPLLKNSYSVIAVNPDRFPNVSYRESMDFIAYVTSPEGQAVIAKYIKHGMRLFNPDAVQSAASSVRRTKS; this is translated from the coding sequence ATGATGAAGAAGCGGACCAGACTGATCGTTGCCTCGACGACCAGCACCCAAAACTCAGGTCTTTTCAACATTCTGATTCCCGCCTATGAAAAAGCGACGCGCTATGACGTCTCCGTGGACGTCATCGCCGTAGGCACCGGCAAGGCGATCCGAATCGCCAAGAAAGGCGGGGCGGACCTGCTTTTTGTCCATGACCCCTTCAGGGAGGAGAAATTCGTCGCAGAGGGATACGGCGTCAACCGGCGACCCGTCATGCATAATGTGTTCGTCATCGCCGGTCCGCAGAGGGACCCGGCAAAGATCAAGGGGGTACGAACGGCAGTCGAGGCCTTCGAGTTGATCGCCGAAACGGGCTCCCCCTTTGTGTCCCGGGGAGATGATTCAGGTACGAACATCAAAGAGCTGGATCTGTGGGATGATGCCAGCATCAATCCGAAAGGCAAGGGATGGTATTTCGAGACCGGCGGAAAGATGGGTGATACCCTGCTGCTCGCGGACCAGAAGAAGGCCTATACCCTCACGGACATCGGCACGTTCCTCAATTATGAAAAGCAGGTCGACCTGAAGATCCTGTTCCAGGGTGATCCGCTCCTTAAGAACAGCTACAGCGTCATCGCCGTCAATCCCGACCGCTTTCCGAATGTAAGCTACCGCGAGTCCATGGACTTCATCGCCTACGTCACGTCGCCCGAGGGCCAGGCCGTCATCGCGAAATACATAAAGCACGGCATGCGCCTGTTCAATCCCGACGCCGTTCAGAGCGCCGCGTCCTCAGTGCGGCGAACGAAATCATAG
- a CDS encoding substrate-binding domain-containing protein, with the protein MLSRIVPFLAVFLAMSICPQLNAAETAPTKLMLASTIGPIDAGIVGALEEAFTKKTGILVEHTGAGTGQALKLAESGQYDLVLVHAKALEEKFVADGFGTKRYDLMYNDFVILGPAADPAGIRGMRDAAGALRKIAGTKAPFVTRGDKSGTNVKELEVWKKAGIEPQGAWYTVFEQGAKGNAPTLAFTDEKQAYTIMDRATYVTMKAKISLQVLVEQDDVLLNYITLIPVSPARFPQVRHRETMQFVEWLQGREAQTIIRDFGKDKYGEPLFFPNSAEGEKL; encoded by the coding sequence ATGTTGAGCCGTATCGTGCCTTTCCTTGCCGTATTCCTGGCCATGTCAATCTGCCCGCAGCTCAATGCCGCGGAAACAGCGCCGACGAAGCTCATGCTCGCAAGCACCATCGGCCCCATTGACGCGGGCATTGTGGGGGCGCTGGAAGAGGCGTTCACGAAGAAGACGGGCATACTCGTCGAGCATACCGGAGCGGGCACGGGACAGGCCCTGAAGCTTGCCGAGTCCGGGCAGTATGACCTCGTTCTGGTGCATGCGAAGGCGCTCGAGGAAAAATTCGTGGCCGACGGGTTCGGCACGAAGCGCTACGACCTCATGTACAACGACTTCGTGATCCTCGGCCCCGCAGCCGACCCGGCGGGGATCCGGGGAATGCGGGATGCCGCCGGAGCGCTGCGCAAGATCGCCGGCACGAAGGCGCCCTTCGTGACGCGGGGCGACAAGTCGGGCACGAATGTAAAGGAACTGGAGGTCTGGAAGAAGGCGGGCATCGAACCACAGGGTGCCTGGTATACGGTATTCGAACAGGGAGCAAAGGGGAACGCTCCGACCCTTGCCTTTACCGACGAGAAACAGGCCTATACGATCATGGACCGGGCCACCTATGTCACGATGAAAGCAAAGATATCCCTACAGGTGCTTGTCGAACAGGATGACGTTCTGCTGAACTATATCACGCTTATCCCGGTAAGCCCGGCCAGGTTCCCGCAGGTGCGCCACCGCGAGACGATGCAGTTCGTCGAGTGGCTGCAGGGCAGGGAAGCGCAGACCATTATCCGTGACTTCGGCAAGGACAAGTATGGGGAGCCGCTTTTCTTCCCCAATTCAGCGGAAGGGGAAAAATTATAA
- a CDS encoding substrate-binding domain-containing protein, translated as MMRGFFVLISVFLIMGSAAAVSAQTRIRMASTTSTQNSGLFDYLLPIFEKKTGIKIDVVAVGTGASIEIGKRGDADVVFVHAKEHELKAVEEGFFVNRHDVMYNDFLVIGPTNDPSKIKGMKSATEAFKKIADYGSPFVSRGDKSGTNTKELSIWKKAGLEPAGKKWYLEVGQGMEKTQRVADEKRAYTLTDRGTWLATKDKDKLDMIVVLEGDPTLFNQYGVMAVNPEKAKTAKYKEAMEFVNWIISKEGQDVIASFKDKNGNALFIPNAN; from the coding sequence ATGATGAGAGGGTTTTTCGTACTTATTTCGGTATTCCTGATCATGGGCAGCGCGGCTGCAGTTTCTGCCCAGACGCGCATTCGCATGGCCTCGACCACGAGTACGCAGAATTCCGGGCTCTTTGACTATCTGCTGCCGATATTCGAAAAAAAAACCGGGATCAAGATCGACGTTGTTGCCGTGGGAACCGGCGCATCGATCGAGATCGGCAAGCGCGGCGATGCCGACGTGGTGTTCGTTCACGCCAAGGAGCACGAGCTGAAGGCCGTAGAAGAGGGGTTCTTCGTGAACCGCCACGATGTCATGTACAACGACTTCCTCGTCATCGGCCCCACGAACGATCCGTCGAAGATCAAGGGCATGAAGTCGGCGACCGAGGCGTTCAAGAAGATCGCCGACTACGGCTCACCCTTCGTGTCGCGTGGGGACAAGTCCGGCACGAACACCAAGGAGCTTTCGATCTGGAAAAAGGCGGGTCTTGAACCGGCGGGCAAGAAATGGTATCTTGAGGTCGGCCAGGGCATGGAGAAGACCCAGCGTGTTGCCGACGAGAAGCGGGCCTACACGCTCACGGACCGCGGCACCTGGCTCGCCACGAAGGACAAGGACAAGCTGGACATGATCGTAGTGCTCGAAGGCGATCCAACGCTCTTCAACCAGTATGGGGTCATGGCCGTGAACCCGGAAAAAGCAAAGACTGCGAAATACAAGGAAGCGATGGAATTCGTGAACTGGATCATCTCCAAGGAAGGCCAGGACGTAATAGCTTCCTTCAAGGACAAGAACGGCAACGCACTTTTCATTCCGAACGCGAACTAG
- a CDS encoding ABC transporter permease, producing the protein MDSIAQGFIRAFDLILHLNAELFGIILLSLKVSGLALLVATILGLPLGALLGLRRFPGRDLAISSMNTLMGLPPVVVGLFVYLLISRKGPLGFLGLLYSPSAMIIAQTILALPIVSALCHSAIVNVDPVIGQAARTLGATPGQVTITIIKEARYGILSSIIAAFGRVMAEVGSILIVGGNIAGYTRVMTTTIALETDKGNFELALALGIILLAISFFVNAVLHGVQKRGAMPSP; encoded by the coding sequence ATGGATTCAATCGCCCAAGGTTTTATCCGCGCATTTGATCTTATCCTTCACCTGAACGCCGAACTCTTCGGCATTATCCTCCTGTCCCTCAAGGTGTCCGGTCTTGCCCTCCTGGTCGCGACCATCCTGGGCCTGCCCCTGGGCGCGTTGCTCGGCCTGAGGCGATTTCCCGGCCGCGACCTTGCCATCAGCTCCATGAACACGCTCATGGGTCTCCCTCCGGTGGTCGTCGGGCTTTTCGTCTATCTCCTCATTTCCCGCAAGGGGCCGCTGGGGTTTCTCGGACTGCTCTACTCACCGTCGGCCATGATCATCGCCCAGACGATCCTAGCGCTGCCGATCGTAAGCGCGCTCTGCCACTCGGCCATTGTGAACGTTGACCCGGTGATCGGCCAGGCCGCACGAACGCTTGGGGCGACGCCGGGCCAGGTGACCATCACTATAATAAAGGAAGCGCGGTACGGCATCCTGTCCTCGATCATCGCGGCCTTCGGCAGGGTCATGGCAGAGGTGGGCTCCATCCTGATCGTGGGCGGCAACATCGCGGGGTACACACGGGTCATGACAACGACCATCGCCCTCGAAACGGACAAGGGGAACTTCGAACTGGCCCTCGCCCTGGGCATCATCCTGCTCGCGATCTCGTTTTTTGTCAACGCCGTACTGCATGGCGTTCAGAAGAGGGGGGCAATGCCGTCACCATGA
- a CDS encoding ATP-binding cassette domain-containing protein, protein MKLAVSHIKKAYAGKAILQDCSAVFDKGGISVLMGPNGCGKSTFLRICALLEEADRGELLFGDDSAPLTHDLALKRRITLVLPRTGIFNTTVFQNAAYGLRVRGRRPAEVAGPVREALAFVGLEQKKDQQARTLSSGETQRLGIARALIIEPEMLFLDEPTASVDQENTAIIESIILDMKKQGRSTVIMATHDRDQAERLADRVLVMNRGMIEER, encoded by the coding sequence ATGAAGCTGGCCGTTTCCCATATCAAAAAAGCCTACGCGGGCAAGGCCATCCTCCAGGACTGCTCAGCGGTCTTTGACAAGGGGGGGATCTCCGTGCTCATGGGCCCCAACGGGTGCGGCAAGTCCACATTCCTCAGGATCTGTGCCTTGCTTGAAGAGGCCGACCGGGGCGAGCTCCTCTTCGGCGACGACAGCGCGCCGCTCACGCACGACCTTGCGCTCAAGCGGCGGATCACTCTCGTGCTTCCCCGCACGGGCATATTCAACACCACGGTCTTTCAAAATGCGGCCTACGGCCTCAGGGTCCGGGGAAGGCGCCCGGCAGAGGTCGCCGGGCCGGTCCGGGAGGCCCTCGCGTTCGTGGGCCTCGAGCAGAAGAAGGACCAGCAGGCCCGCACGCTCTCGAGCGGGGAGACACAGCGGCTCGGCATTGCGCGGGCGCTCATCATCGAGCCCGAGATGCTGTTCCTCGACGAGCCCACGGCCTCGGTGGACCAGGAGAACACCGCGATCATCGAGTCGATCATCCTCGATATGAAGAAGCAGGGCAGATCCACGGTCATCATGGCCACGCACGACCGGGACCAGGCGGAGCGGCTTGCAGACCGCGTACTGGTCATGAACCGAGGAATGATCGAGGAACGCTGA
- a CDS encoding GAF domain-containing protein, producing MDKEPASISKRVEDFLQVFKKGEEFTQELLKENEKLRYRVAQLEELTKFSDREGNFKVHSMEERIKFLEDENRNLLDRYRQVEEENKDFANRYIEVEAENNNLANLYVASYQLHSTLDFNESLKIILEIVMNLIGAEEFSIMMLDEKTNELTIVAQEGMGPEARASVKLGDGTIGTAAKAGEAYYREGDPTDLGGVDYLHPLVCIPLKIKEHVIGVIAIYKLLVQKQAFSNVDYELFSMLAGHAATALFSSKLYSQSERKLTTIQSFLDLLKEK from the coding sequence ATGGACAAGGAACCGGCATCTATCTCCAAGAGGGTCGAGGATTTTCTCCAGGTCTTCAAGAAAGGCGAGGAGTTCACGCAGGAGCTGCTCAAGGAGAACGAGAAGCTCCGGTACCGCGTCGCGCAGCTCGAGGAACTCACCAAATTCTCGGACCGCGAGGGCAACTTCAAGGTGCACTCCATGGAGGAGCGCATCAAGTTCCTTGAGGATGAGAACAGGAACCTGCTCGACCGGTACCGGCAGGTCGAGGAGGAGAACAAGGACTTCGCCAACCGCTACATCGAGGTGGAGGCCGAGAACAACAACCTCGCCAACCTGTACGTGGCCAGCTACCAGCTCCACTCGACCCTGGATTTCAACGAGTCCCTCAAGATCATTCTCGAGATCGTCATGAACCTGATCGGCGCCGAGGAGTTCTCGATCATGATGCTCGACGAGAAGACGAACGAGCTCACGATCGTGGCCCAGGAGGGCATGGGCCCCGAGGCCCGGGCCAGCGTAAAGCTTGGCGACGGGACCATCGGCACGGCGGCCAAGGCGGGCGAGGCCTACTACCGGGAGGGCGACCCGACCGACCTAGGCGGGGTCGACTACCTGCACCCCCTGGTCTGCATTCCCCTCAAGATCAAGGAGCACGTCATCGGCGTCATTGCCATTTACAAGCTGCTCGTGCAGAAACAGGCCTTCTCCAACGTGGACTACGAGCTCTTCTCGATGCTCGCCGGCCACGCGGCGACCGCGCTCTTCTCATCCAAGCTCTACTCCCAGTCGGAACGCAAGCTCACGACCATCCAGAGCTTTCTCGATCTGCTGAAAGAAAAATAA
- a CDS encoding response regulator produces MPEYNFLVVEDSPTMRQLISFALKRIPGSKIVEANDGIDALKKLSIQKFDIILTDINMPIMDGLKLVSMVRNDPAHKGIPIVIITTEGAEEDRKRGLALGANAYIPKPIQTADLLTVVNQILGAKT; encoded by the coding sequence ATGCCCGAGTACAATTTTCTGGTGGTGGAAGATTCCCCGACGATGCGGCAGCTGATATCCTTCGCGCTCAAGCGCATCCCGGGAAGCAAGATCGTCGAGGCCAACGACGGCATCGACGCGCTCAAGAAGCTTTCGATCCAGAAGTTCGACATCATCCTGACCGACATCAACATGCCGATCATGGACGGCCTGAAGCTCGTGTCCATGGTCCGGAACGACCCCGCCCACAAGGGCATCCCGATCGTCATCATCACCACGGAAGGCGCTGAGGAGGACCGGAAGAGGGGTCTCGCGCTCGGCGCCAACGCCTACATCCCAAAACCGATCCAGACAGCGGACCTTCTGACTGTCGTGAACCAGATTCTCGGGGCCAAGACCTAG
- a CDS encoding YaeQ family protein, protein MALKSTIFKAELQISDMGRNYYGDHSLTIARHPSETDERMMVRLLAFALHAHEALVFGDSIGSDNEPSLWQKDLTGGVQLWIDVGQPDEKRIRRACGRAAGVYIYSFGGHGADVWLNQIRNSLGRLRNLTVINLPATTPPALARLAQRSMKLQFTIQDNQVWVTDERETVHLDLTKATVLSPS, encoded by the coding sequence ATGGCGCTGAAATCAACCATATTCAAGGCGGAGCTCCAGATCTCCGACATGGGCCGCAACTACTACGGCGACCACAGCCTCACCATCGCCCGCCACCCCTCCGAGACAGACGAGCGCATGATGGTGCGCCTTCTGGCCTTTGCCCTGCACGCCCACGAGGCGCTGGTCTTTGGCGACAGCATCGGGTCCGATAATGAACCCTCGCTCTGGCAGAAGGATTTGACCGGCGGGGTCCAACTCTGGATCGATGTGGGACAACCCGACGAAAAACGCATTCGCAGAGCCTGTGGACGCGCGGCAGGGGTATATATCTACAGCTTCGGCGGCCACGGCGCTGACGTCTGGCTGAACCAGATCAGGAACAGTCTCGGACGCTTAAGGAATCTGACCGTGATAAACCTGCCCGCGACGACCCCCCCGGCCCTCGCCAGGCTGGCGCAGCGCAGCATGAAACTGCAATTCACCATCCAGGACAACCAGGTGTGGGTGACCGATGAACGGGAAACAGTGCACCTGGACCTGACCAAGGCAACGGTCCTGTCTCCTTCATAA